The proteins below come from a single Natrinema sp. SYSU A 869 genomic window:
- a CDS encoding acyl-CoA dehydrogenase family protein yields MEFGLSDEQEQIRDEVRRFAENEIVPNAEEYDTEEKFPHEIVDEAAEMGLVGSSIPIEYGGAGYSTLESAIIAEELFSHDPGIALSIMACSFGTEAIREFGTEDQKERYLEPVALGDKISGAAISEPDTGSDVSSVSTRAEKDGDEWVINGNKMWITNGTVGDFFVVLCKTDPDADSRYGGFSQIIVESDRDGFSSDKITGKLGIRASDTAELILDDVRVPKENLVGDEDAAFLQQMQFFDATRTGVAAQGLGIAKGALEAALDYAEDREQFSQSISEFQAIQHKLSEMATETEAARNLTYKAAWNVDQGNDITKLASMAKEYASRVAVDVANEAVQIHGGAGYVNDFPVERFYRDSKITQIYEGTTEIQKNVIARELLED; encoded by the coding sequence ATGGAATTCGGACTCAGTGACGAACAGGAGCAGATCCGCGACGAAGTCCGCCGGTTCGCCGAGAACGAGATCGTTCCCAACGCCGAGGAGTACGACACCGAGGAGAAGTTCCCCCACGAAATCGTCGACGAGGCCGCCGAGATGGGCCTGGTCGGCTCCTCGATTCCTATCGAGTACGGCGGTGCCGGCTACTCGACGCTCGAGTCGGCCATCATCGCCGAGGAACTGTTCTCGCACGATCCCGGCATCGCGCTCTCGATCATGGCCTGTTCGTTCGGGACTGAGGCCATCCGCGAGTTCGGGACCGAAGACCAGAAGGAGCGCTACTTAGAGCCCGTCGCGCTGGGCGATAAAATCTCCGGCGCTGCGATTTCGGAGCCGGATACCGGCTCGGACGTCTCCTCGGTCTCGACGCGCGCCGAGAAGGACGGTGACGAGTGGGTAATCAACGGCAACAAGATGTGGATCACCAACGGTACCGTCGGCGACTTCTTCGTCGTCCTCTGTAAGACCGACCCCGACGCCGACAGTCGCTACGGCGGCTTCAGCCAGATTATCGTCGAGTCCGACCGCGACGGCTTCAGTTCCGACAAGATCACCGGCAAGCTCGGCATCCGAGCTTCCGACACTGCCGAACTCATCCTCGACGACGTCCGCGTCCCCAAGGAAAACCTCGTCGGCGACGAGGACGCCGCGTTCCTCCAGCAGATGCAGTTCTTCGACGCCACTCGAACCGGCGTCGCTGCACAGGGACTCGGTATCGCCAAGGGCGCACTCGAGGCCGCCCTCGATTACGCCGAGGACCGCGAGCAGTTCAGCCAGTCCATCTCGGAGTTCCAGGCCATCCAGCACAAGCTCTCGGAGATGGCCACCGAGACCGAGGCCGCGCGCAACCTGACCTACAAGGCTGCCTGGAACGTCGATCAGGGCAACGACATCACGAAACTCGCCTCGATGGCTAAGGAGTACGCCTCCCGCGTCGCCGTCGACGTTGCCAACGAGGCCGTCCAGATCCATGGCGGTGCCGGCTACGTCAACGACTTCCCCGTCGAGCGGTTCTACCGCGACTCGAAGATCACCCAGATCTACGAGGGCACCACCGAGATTCAGAAGAACGTGATTGCCCGAGAACTCCTCGAGGACTAG
- a CDS encoding helix-turn-helix domain-containing protein translates to MREFVFALEYDPGTNPVADALESHPDTTVRSLSCHVTPESLWRVDHATGSAAGIDALEEAYREPSFCADCLVRDDCGADCETQVLDRSDDELVVYTYWNRTDVCTSVPHLALEYLGEGLLFETYREGRRYRWRIVLGSDAPIHDFFDALGDEVGECAGMEMLRLTDLDPDRERLESDDTLPAEQRDALRAAVERGYYETPRRIDLSELADELDVPRSTLSYRLRRAEASLATAFMAADDSLETLAAGH, encoded by the coding sequence ATGAGAGAGTTCGTCTTCGCCCTCGAGTACGATCCCGGCACGAACCCGGTCGCGGATGCGCTCGAGTCCCATCCGGACACGACGGTGCGGTCGCTGTCGTGTCACGTCACGCCCGAGAGCCTCTGGCGGGTCGATCACGCGACCGGGTCAGCGGCCGGGATCGACGCGCTCGAGGAGGCCTACCGCGAGCCGTCGTTCTGTGCTGACTGTCTTGTTCGAGACGATTGCGGGGCCGACTGCGAGACGCAGGTCCTCGACCGCTCCGACGACGAACTCGTCGTCTACACCTATTGGAACCGGACGGACGTCTGTACGTCGGTTCCTCACCTCGCCCTCGAGTATCTCGGCGAGGGACTGCTGTTCGAGACCTACCGCGAGGGGCGGCGCTACCGCTGGCGGATCGTCCTCGGGAGCGACGCGCCGATTCACGACTTCTTCGACGCGCTGGGGGACGAAGTCGGCGAGTGTGCCGGCATGGAGATGTTGCGGCTGACCGATCTCGATCCGGACCGCGAGCGACTCGAGTCGGATGACACGCTCCCGGCCGAGCAACGGGATGCACTGCGGGCTGCCGTCGAACGCGGCTACTACGAGACCCCACGGCGGATCGATCTCTCCGAACTCGCGGATGAACTGGACGTGCCGCGATCGACCCTCTCCTACCGACTCCGCCGGGCCGAAGCGAGTCTCGCGACGGCGTTCATGGCGGCAGACGACTCGCTCGAGACACTCGCGGCCGGTCACTGA
- a CDS encoding heavy metal translocating P-type ATPase: MSESTPPTPPDEDADTDLSRTLELRVPEMDCPSCAGKVTNSVERLKGIDELDARVTSGRLVVKYDPTRTSDAEIRERVRAAGYKIAGSDAELTVSVPDMDCASCANKVENALEGVDGVSAIETRPTSGRVTVVLEEETDPETVTAAIGSAGYDATPISDGSGSIGDDDPIWKSRRAAITGAGAIVVAAGMALEFVFTGADLTLFSVLGRSYDLSALLFIITAAAAGAPIFRNGYYSARNRSLDIDFLMSVGIVAAVAAHHPFEGATLAVLFSIAELLEQFSMDRARDSLRELMDLSPDTATVKREDGTTETIPAEELAIGDVVVVRPGEKIPADGTVREGESAVDQSPITGESVPADKAEGDEVFAGTIAESGYLEVDVEQTAADSTIARIVRMVEDAEREQTKREQFVDRFASVYTPIVVALAVAVAAGPPLLAGASWNTWFLRGLTLLVIACPCAFVISTPVSVVSGITSAARNGVLIKGGRHLEAVAESDTLAVDKTGTLTTGDLSVTDVVPLEGADEADVLRRASAAERRSEHPIGRSIVEYAEERGLDADDPDVSSFDALTGKGVRVDIDGETHYVGKPGLFEGLADLEHVHATTDGGELLETESTAADANDRPDCERDNCVDVLRDVVPRLEAEGKTVVVVGTEDGPLGVIGVADRVRPEAMWAVSRLQAQGVRVVMLTGDNEGTARAIAEQVGIDEFHAELLPDEKLDWIHRLEGERDGNEDDDRDGHVAMIGDGINDAPALATASVGIAMGAAGTDTALETADVALMGDDLTRLPYLYQLSNTANGVIRQNIWASLAVKMVLAAGAPFGFVSVIHAVVIGDMGMSLGVTSNAMRLANVEPKIPEDLAGRGDDE, encoded by the coding sequence ATGAGCGAATCGACACCACCGACACCACCGGACGAGGACGCGGATACGGACTTGAGTCGGACCCTCGAACTCCGTGTCCCCGAGATGGATTGTCCCTCTTGTGCGGGCAAAGTGACCAACAGCGTCGAGCGCCTCAAGGGGATCGACGAACTCGACGCGCGCGTGACGAGTGGCCGACTCGTCGTCAAGTACGACCCGACGCGGACAAGCGACGCGGAAATCCGCGAGCGGGTCCGCGCCGCCGGCTACAAGATCGCGGGTTCGGACGCCGAACTGACGGTCTCGGTCCCGGACATGGACTGTGCCTCGTGTGCGAACAAAGTCGAGAACGCACTCGAAGGCGTCGACGGCGTCAGTGCGATCGAGACCCGACCCACATCAGGCCGCGTGACCGTCGTCCTCGAGGAGGAGACCGATCCCGAGACCGTCACCGCGGCGATCGGCTCCGCGGGCTACGACGCGACCCCGATAAGCGACGGGAGCGGCTCAATCGGTGACGACGACCCCATCTGGAAGAGCCGACGGGCCGCCATTACAGGTGCTGGAGCCATCGTCGTGGCCGCCGGTATGGCCCTCGAGTTCGTCTTCACCGGAGCGGACCTGACCCTCTTTTCGGTCCTCGGTCGGAGCTACGACCTCTCGGCGCTGCTGTTCATCATCACTGCGGCCGCCGCCGGCGCGCCTATTTTCCGGAACGGCTACTACTCCGCGCGCAATCGGAGCCTCGATATCGACTTCCTGATGAGCGTCGGCATCGTCGCCGCCGTCGCGGCTCACCACCCCTTCGAAGGGGCGACTCTCGCCGTCCTCTTCAGCATCGCCGAATTGCTCGAGCAGTTCTCGATGGATCGGGCGCGGGACTCCCTGCGGGAACTGATGGACCTCTCGCCGGACACCGCGACCGTCAAACGCGAGGATGGCACCACGGAGACGATTCCGGCCGAAGAGCTGGCGATCGGCGATGTCGTCGTGGTCCGCCCGGGTGAGAAGATTCCCGCGGATGGGACCGTCCGCGAGGGCGAGAGCGCGGTCGATCAGTCGCCGATCACCGGCGAGAGCGTCCCCGCGGATAAGGCTGAGGGCGACGAGGTCTTCGCTGGCACCATCGCCGAATCGGGCTATCTCGAGGTCGACGTCGAGCAGACGGCCGCGGACTCAACGATCGCCCGGATCGTCCGCATGGTCGAGGATGCCGAGCGCGAGCAAACCAAACGCGAGCAATTCGTTGACCGCTTCGCGAGCGTCTACACGCCGATCGTCGTCGCGCTCGCGGTCGCGGTCGCCGCCGGTCCGCCGCTGCTCGCGGGGGCGTCGTGGAACACGTGGTTCCTGCGTGGGCTGACCCTGCTGGTTATCGCCTGCCCATGCGCGTTCGTCATCTCGACGCCCGTCAGCGTCGTCTCAGGGATCACCAGCGCCGCGCGAAACGGCGTGCTCATCAAAGGCGGCCGTCACCTCGAGGCGGTCGCCGAGAGCGACACCCTTGCGGTCGACAAGACCGGGACGCTCACGACGGGCGATCTCTCGGTGACCGACGTGGTCCCGCTCGAGGGGGCCGACGAAGCGGACGTACTCCGACGAGCGAGCGCGGCCGAGCGCCGAAGCGAACATCCAATCGGTCGATCGATCGTAGAGTACGCCGAGGAACGGGGTCTGGACGCGGATGACCCCGATGTCTCGAGTTTCGATGCGCTTACTGGGAAGGGTGTCCGCGTCGACATCGACGGGGAGACCCACTACGTCGGCAAACCAGGACTCTTCGAGGGGCTGGCGGACCTCGAGCACGTCCATGCGACGACCGACGGCGGGGAACTCCTCGAGACCGAATCGACAGCGGCGGATGCCAACGATCGCCCCGACTGCGAGCGCGATAACTGTGTCGACGTGCTGCGCGATGTCGTCCCGCGCCTCGAGGCTGAGGGCAAGACGGTCGTGGTCGTCGGCACCGAGGACGGCCCGCTGGGCGTCATCGGCGTCGCTGATCGAGTCCGGCCCGAAGCGATGTGGGCCGTCTCACGGCTGCAAGCGCAGGGTGTCCGCGTCGTGATGCTCACCGGCGACAACGAGGGGACCGCCCGCGCGATCGCCGAGCAGGTTGGGATCGACGAGTTCCACGCCGAGTTGCTCCCCGACGAGAAACTCGACTGGATCCACCGACTCGAGGGAGAGCGTGACGGCAACGAGGATGACGACAGGGACGGCCACGTCGCCATGATCGGTGACGGCATCAACGACGCGCCCGCGCTTGCGACTGCGAGCGTCGGCATCGCCATGGGCGCAGCGGGAACTGATACGGCGCTCGAGACGGCCGATGTCGCGCTGATGGGTGACGATCTCACGCGGCTCCCGTACCTCTATCAGCTCTCGAACACGGCCAACGGCGTCATCCGGCAGAACATCTGGGCGAGTCTGGCCGTAAAAATGGTCCTCGCCGCCGGGGCACCGTTCGGTTTCGTGTCGGTGATCCACGCGGTCGTTATCGGTGACATGGGAATGAGCCTCGGCGTGACGAGTAACGCGATGCGGCTCGCAAACGTCGAACCCAAGATCCCCGAAGACCTTGCAGGACGCGGCGACGACGAGTAA
- a CDS encoding FAD-dependent oxidoreductase, whose translation MTEIANDSHRRGADDYRAGATAGVENCIETEGDPKSNGGLEYVVVTTPVLIVGAGAAGARVAIELAESGVDPLVIGKREHGDAHTTWAAGGVNAALGSLDPADDWAIHAADTFNEGHHLNDPEAVELTAQEMPDRIRELVEWGMPFDRTDDGEINQRYFGAQSYRRTCFVGDRTGEAMLETLIGRVRDLEVPYRENVMITRLLSDGERVDGAVGFDMETGEGLLFRTNHVVLAAGGFSALYHRHSSRDDENNGDGQALALEAGARLMDLEFVQFHPTGMVGERYGEEWDGRLVTEAVRGEGGRLYNAEGERFMERYSPDQMELDARDVAARAIAREVREVRGTDDGGVSLDITHRDAEYVRERLPSMVERFDSLGVDITEEPMTVAPTAHYTMGGVDIDFRTGETGVEGLYAVGETVAGVHGANRLGGNSLAETVAIGKLVGDHVASALTDADEDPDVTNGQQALAEREFQALRELTASDGNVTPMGLLEDLGDLLWDHAGILRDDAGLREGLAKLDALRERIADLRVESDFTSKSFEYAVDLSMSLTVAEAMLRAALERTESRGAHYRTDYPETESDWRVNLVTAVGTDGLSISRRGVGEPGPAVREALAEGYELDYHHLE comes from the coding sequence ATGACAGAAATAGCCAACGACAGTCATAGACGAGGGGCCGACGACTACCGAGCGGGGGCCACCGCCGGCGTCGAGAACTGCATCGAGACCGAGGGCGACCCCAAGTCGAACGGCGGACTCGAGTATGTGGTGGTAACGACACCTGTGCTCATCGTCGGGGCGGGCGCGGCGGGCGCTCGCGTCGCGATCGAACTCGCAGAATCGGGCGTCGACCCGCTCGTCATCGGCAAACGCGAGCACGGCGACGCGCACACGACGTGGGCGGCCGGCGGCGTCAACGCCGCGCTCGGCTCGCTCGATCCAGCGGACGACTGGGCGATTCACGCGGCGGACACGTTCAATGAGGGCCACCACCTGAACGATCCCGAGGCCGTCGAACTGACGGCTCAGGAGATGCCCGACCGCATCCGAGAACTCGTCGAGTGGGGGATGCCCTTCGATCGAACCGATGACGGCGAGATCAACCAGCGCTACTTCGGCGCGCAGTCCTATCGCCGTACCTGCTTCGTCGGCGATCGAACCGGCGAGGCCATGCTCGAGACGCTGATCGGTCGCGTTCGCGACCTCGAGGTTCCCTACCGCGAGAACGTGATGATCACACGCTTGCTGTCGGACGGGGAGCGCGTCGACGGTGCCGTCGGCTTCGACATGGAGACCGGCGAGGGGCTGCTCTTCCGGACGAATCACGTCGTCCTCGCGGCGGGCGGATTCTCGGCGCTCTATCACCGCCACTCCTCGCGGGACGACGAGAACAACGGCGACGGGCAGGCGCTGGCGCTCGAGGCGGGGGCCCGACTCATGGACCTCGAGTTCGTCCAGTTCCACCCGACCGGGATGGTGGGCGAACGCTACGGCGAGGAGTGGGACGGCCGACTGGTCACCGAAGCGGTCCGCGGCGAGGGCGGGCGGCTGTACAACGCGGAGGGAGAGCGGTTCATGGAGCGCTACTCGCCAGACCAGATGGAACTCGATGCCCGCGACGTCGCCGCGCGAGCTATCGCCCGGGAGGTCCGCGAGGTGCGGGGCACCGACGACGGCGGGGTCTCTCTCGACATTACCCACCGGGACGCCGAGTACGTCCGCGAGCGGCTGCCATCGATGGTCGAGCGCTTCGACTCCCTTGGCGTCGACATCACCGAAGAGCCGATGACGGTTGCCCCGACAGCCCACTATACGATGGGCGGCGTCGACATCGACTTTCGGACGGGCGAGACCGGCGTCGAGGGGCTCTACGCCGTCGGCGAAACGGTCGCGGGCGTCCACGGTGCGAACCGCCTCGGCGGGAACTCGCTGGCCGAGACCGTCGCGATCGGGAAACTCGTCGGCGACCACGTCGCGAGCGCCCTGACTGACGCCGACGAGGACCCAGACGTGACCAACGGTCAGCAGGCGCTGGCCGAACGTGAGTTCCAAGCCCTCCGTGAACTCACCGCCTCGGATGGGAACGTCACGCCGATGGGACTCCTTGAGGACCTCGGCGACCTGCTCTGGGACCACGCCGGCATCCTCCGCGACGACGCGGGGCTCCGCGAGGGACTCGCGAAACTGGACGCCCTTCGGGAGCGCATCGCCGATCTCCGCGTCGAGAGCGACTTCACCTCGAAATCGTTCGAGTACGCCGTCGACCTCTCGATGAGTCTCACTGTCGCTGAGGCGATGCTCCGGGCGGCGCTGGAGCGAACCGAGTCCCGAGGTGCCCACTACCGGACGGACTACCCCGAAACGGAGTCGGACTGGCGGGTGAACCTCGTCACCGCCGTCGGAACGGACGGACTCTCGATCAGTCGTCGCGGCGTCGGTGAGCCCGGCCCGGCCGTCCGGGAAGCGCTCGCGGAGGGGTACGAACTCGACTACCACCACCTCGAGTGA
- a CDS encoding DNA-3-methyladenine glycosylase 2 family protein, translating to MNEEAYSVLREDPVMAALVDRHDPYVEPDWDEYERLCISIINQQLSTASAAAVRERMFDLLERDVTPASVLAADEAALRDAGLSRSKVEYIQNAARAFQENDYTRAGLASHSNSEAIDLLTEIKGIGAWTARMYLLFVLERPDVLPLGDLAVRRGIEQLYGDGEELTRAEMREIAEPWRPYRSVATRYIWAEYESD from the coding sequence ATGAACGAAGAGGCATACTCCGTCCTCCGTGAGGATCCCGTGATGGCTGCTCTCGTCGACCGGCACGACCCCTACGTCGAACCGGACTGGGACGAGTACGAGCGGCTCTGCATCTCGATCATCAACCAGCAGCTCTCGACCGCGAGCGCGGCGGCGGTTCGAGAGCGCATGTTCGACCTCCTCGAGAGGGACGTGACACCGGCGTCCGTCCTGGCCGCGGACGAGGCGGCACTCCGTGACGCGGGCCTCTCCCGAAGCAAGGTCGAGTACATTCAGAACGCCGCGCGCGCATTTCAGGAGAACGATTACACGCGAGCGGGGCTGGCGTCGCACTCCAACAGCGAGGCCATCGACTTGCTGACCGAGATCAAAGGGATCGGCGCGTGGACCGCGCGCATGTACCTCCTGTTCGTCCTCGAGCGACCGGACGTGCTCCCACTCGGTGATCTCGCCGTTCGCCGCGGGATCGAGCAACTGTACGGCGACGGCGAGGAGTTGACCCGCGCGGAGATGCGCGAGATCGCCGAGCCGTGGCGGCCGTATCGGAGCGTCGCGACGCGGTATATCTGGGCCGAATACGAGTCCGATTGA
- the katG gene encoding catalase/peroxidase HPI — translation MSDNKRKRNHDWWPNQLDLDVLDQNASDVSPYDEDFDYAEEFQELDLEEVKADLKDLMTSSQDWWPADYGHYGPLFIRMAWHSAGTYRTVDGRGGASGGTQRFAPLNSWPDNGNLDKARRLLEPIKQKYGRKLSWSDLIVLAGNTALESMGMQTLGWAGGREDEFEPDEAVYWGPESEWEAPQDQRIDEDDELDEPLGATVMGLIYVDPEGPNGEPEPLKSAKRIRQAFGRMAMNDEETAALIAGGHTFGKSHGATDDDMGPEPEAAPIEAQGLGWMDSGKGSSTTTSGIEGAWNAWPTMWDTSYLDNLLDYEWELTESPTGAKQWQPKEEEAYDTVPDAHDPSEKHAPMMMTTDVALKRDPEFQEIIESFRDNPPEFLEAFASAWYKLIHRDMGPPERFLGPDVPKETMLWQDPVPDADYDLIGEEEAAELTDEILESELTVSQLVKTAWAAASTYRDSDKRGGANGARIRLEPQRSWEVNEPAELETVLETYEAIQEEFNGSRSDDVRVSLADLIVLGGNAAVEQAAADAGYDVDVPFEPGRTDASQEQTDEESVEALKLKVDGFRNYFGGEYNQPAEDLLVDHADLLDLTASEMTVLVGGLRALDANYQDSDFGVFTDEPETLTNDFFVNLLDMGYEWEQASESEELYELRDRETGDVEWTGSRVDLIFGSNSRLRAIAEVYASEEAKFVQDFVDAWHKVMSNDRFDLE, via the coding sequence ATGAGCGATAACAAACGGAAGCGGAACCACGACTGGTGGCCGAATCAGTTGGACCTAGACGTTCTCGACCAGAACGCTAGCGACGTCAGTCCGTACGACGAGGACTTCGATTACGCCGAGGAGTTCCAGGAACTCGACCTCGAAGAGGTGAAGGCAGACCTCAAAGACCTGATGACGTCGTCCCAGGACTGGTGGCCTGCCGACTACGGCCACTACGGGCCGCTGTTCATCCGGATGGCCTGGCACAGCGCCGGCACGTACCGCACCGTCGACGGCCGCGGCGGCGCATCTGGCGGGACCCAGCGTTTCGCGCCGCTCAACAGCTGGCCCGACAACGGGAACCTCGACAAGGCGCGCCGGCTGCTCGAGCCGATCAAGCAGAAGTACGGCCGCAAGCTCTCGTGGTCCGACCTGATCGTCCTCGCCGGAAACACCGCCCTCGAGTCGATGGGCATGCAGACGCTCGGCTGGGCCGGCGGGCGCGAGGACGAGTTCGAGCCCGACGAGGCCGTCTACTGGGGTCCCGAGAGCGAGTGGGAAGCCCCCCAAGACCAGCGTATCGACGAGGACGACGAACTCGACGAGCCCCTCGGCGCCACCGTGATGGGGCTCATTTACGTCGACCCCGAGGGTCCCAACGGCGAGCCCGAGCCGCTCAAGTCGGCGAAACGAATCCGGCAGGCCTTCGGTCGCATGGCGATGAACGACGAGGAGACGGCCGCCCTCATCGCCGGCGGACACACGTTCGGCAAGTCCCACGGCGCCACCGACGACGACATGGGTCCCGAGCCCGAGGCAGCCCCCATCGAGGCGCAGGGTCTCGGCTGGATGGACTCCGGTAAGGGCTCCTCGACGACCACCAGCGGTATCGAGGGCGCCTGGAACGCCTGGCCGACGATGTGGGACACCTCCTACCTCGATAACCTGCTCGACTACGAGTGGGAGCTAACGGAGAGTCCCACCGGCGCGAAGCAGTGGCAGCCGAAAGAGGAGGAGGCGTACGACACCGTGCCGGACGCCCACGATCCGTCGGAGAAGCACGCCCCCATGATGATGACGACGGACGTCGCCCTCAAGCGGGATCCGGAGTTCCAGGAGATCATCGAGAGCTTCCGCGACAATCCCCCGGAGTTCCTGGAAGCCTTCGCGAGCGCGTGGTACAAGCTGATCCACCGCGACATGGGCCCGCCGGAGCGGTTCCTCGGTCCGGACGTTCCCAAGGAGACGATGCTCTGGCAGGACCCGGTCCCGGACGCCGACTACGACCTGATCGGCGAGGAGGAGGCCGCCGAACTCACGGACGAAATCCTCGAGTCGGAACTGACCGTCTCCCAGCTGGTCAAGACCGCCTGGGCGGCGGCCTCGACCTACCGCGACAGCGACAAGCGCGGCGGCGCGAACGGCGCTCGCATCCGCCTCGAGCCCCAGCGGAGCTGGGAGGTCAACGAGCCGGCGGAGCTCGAGACCGTGCTCGAGACCTACGAAGCGATTCAGGAGGAGTTCAACGGCTCGCGATCCGACGACGTACGGGTCTCGCTCGCCGACCTCATCGTGCTGGGCGGCAACGCGGCCGTCGAGCAGGCCGCGGCGGACGCCGGGTACGACGTGGACGTCCCGTTCGAACCCGGACGGACGGACGCCTCGCAGGAACAGACCGACGAGGAATCGGTCGAGGCGCTCAAACTGAAAGTCGACGGGTTCCGTAACTACTTCGGCGGCGAGTACAACCAGCCGGCCGAGGACCTACTGGTCGACCACGCCGACCTGCTGGACCTGACGGCATCCGAGATGACCGTTCTGGTCGGCGGCCTGCGCGCGCTGGACGCGAACTACCAGGATTCCGATTTCGGCGTCTTCACCGACGAGCCGGAGACGCTGACCAACGACTTCTTCGTGAACCTGCTCGACATGGGCTACGAGTGGGAGCAGGCCTCGGAGTCCGAGGAGCTCTACGAGTTGCGCGACCGCGAAACGGGCGATGTCGAGTGGACGGGCTCCCGCGTGGACCTCATCTTCGGTTCGAACTCCCGGCTTCGGGCCATCGCGGAAGTCTACGCGAGCGAGGAAGCGAAGTTCGTGCAGGACTTCGTGGACGCGTGGCACAAGGTGATGAGTAACGATCGTTTCGACCTCGAGTAA
- a CDS encoding PRC-barrel domain-containing protein, protein MTTILASTLSDTPVMGSDGTEIGTVHNITMNVETGELQRLLVTPTIDNVRRFDTNDDGKIIVPASCMSDIDDYLIVDLTRR, encoded by the coding sequence ATGACAACGATCCTCGCTTCCACCCTCTCCGACACGCCAGTGATGGGCTCCGACGGGACGGAGATCGGCACGGTTCACAACATCACGATGAACGTCGAAACCGGAGAACTCCAACGATTGCTTGTGACCCCGACGATCGATAACGTTCGAAGGTTCGATACGAACGATGACGGAAAGATAATCGTTCCGGCCTCCTGTATGAGCGACATTGACGACTATCTGATCGTCGATCTGACGAGACGCTGA
- a CDS encoding RimK family alpha-L-glutamate ligase, giving the protein MAVADPVTVGVLSLHTSKETKAILNAVEDLGHDSEWLRTENASISVADGSPLVEPEVDVIANRMLLSNTEQPAEELGLVNAFSQLIPTLNEPSAMMTAIHKLSTATALASNDVRTPDVTLALSGDTLNAARERYGDEAVYKTAIGTHGGGTWKVGPDDPVNAKVGNRYAFLQELVDQADVRHRDLRVYVVDGEVVAAMYRYAPDNDWRTNVALGGSVEDATNDLPEEAREMARRSAKIVGLDYAGVDLVEGDEGWFVLEVNPTAGFKGLYEATQVSPAPYIAKLAIERAGGEVDDERVQEISNVLDDSRPTAQPAEAVAQDTEPSVIGYTEEIVLSGTSGSKSVLAKSDTGATRTSIDTGLAADIGAGPIKSITRIRSGSSKQSKSRPVVDVVVGVGGNQHTVTASVEDRSHMDYPVLLGRDILENYQVDVSRQIDSDVPDTPEEEE; this is encoded by the coding sequence ATGGCTGTTGCCGATCCCGTAACCGTCGGGGTACTGAGCCTGCATACGAGCAAGGAAACTAAGGCAATTCTCAACGCCGTCGAGGACCTCGGACACGACAGCGAGTGGCTTCGGACCGAGAACGCGTCGATCAGCGTCGCGGACGGCAGCCCTCTTGTCGAGCCCGAGGTCGACGTGATCGCGAACCGAATGCTGCTATCGAACACCGAACAGCCCGCCGAGGAACTCGGGCTGGTAAACGCGTTTTCGCAGCTGATCCCGACACTCAACGAACCGAGTGCGATGATGACGGCGATTCACAAGCTCTCGACGGCGACGGCGCTCGCGTCGAACGACGTTCGGACACCGGACGTGACGCTTGCGCTCAGCGGTGATACGCTTAACGCTGCGCGGGAACGGTACGGCGACGAGGCGGTGTACAAGACGGCGATCGGTACGCACGGCGGCGGGACGTGGAAGGTCGGGCCGGACGACCCGGTCAATGCGAAAGTCGGCAACCGCTACGCCTTCCTGCAGGAACTCGTCGATCAAGCGGACGTCCGCCACCGTGATCTGCGCGTCTACGTCGTCGACGGCGAGGTCGTCGCCGCGATGTACCGCTACGCGCCGGACAACGACTGGCGGACCAACGTCGCCCTCGGGGGCTCCGTCGAGGACGCGACCAACGACCTCCCCGAAGAGGCCCGCGAGATGGCCCGTCGTTCGGCCAAGATCGTCGGCCTCGACTACGCCGGCGTCGACCTCGTCGAGGGCGACGAAGGCTGGTTCGTCCTCGAGGTCAACCCGACAGCGGGATTCAAAGGACTCTACGAGGCAACGCAAGTGAGCCCAGCACCATACATCGCGAAACTGGCAATCGAACGTGCGGGCGGCGAAGTCGACGACGAGCGAGTACAGGAGATTTCAAACGTTCTCGACGACTCCCGACCGACGGCGCAGCCCGCGGAGGCGGTAGCTCAAGACACGGAACCATCGGTGATCGGGTACACCGAGGAGATCGTCCTTTCCGGAACGAGCGGATCGAAGTCGGTGCTCGCAAAGTCCGATACGGGCGCGACGCGGACGAGCATCGATACCGGCCTCGCCGCCGACATTGGTGCCGGCCCAATCAAGTCCATTACCCGAATCCGATCCGGGAGTAGCAAACAGTCCAAGAGCCGGCCCGTCGTCGACGTCGTCGTCGGCGTCGGTGGCAACCAACACACCGTAACGGCCAGCGTCGAGGACCGCAGCCACATGGATTACCCCGTCTTGCTCGGCCGGGACATCCTCGAGAACTATCAAGTCGACGTCAGCCGTCAAATCGACAGCGATGTGCCCGATACGCCGGAGGAAGAAGAGTAG